The genomic window aaggtgtaatcaatcccctttgcccaaccctagagttataccaagagacaacccctcttgtttctctctaaaaccctagccttgtgtcggcgacaaatcctaattgaaaaccctacattgttgctccctttctctctctctcaatttttctatgaataaagcactccctatttatagaaaaatatatgccaaaaaattagtaacaaatctgttttaaaataaaacaaatccaagtcagaatatcttccaagaaaatatatttttttcccaaaaaatcttcaaaacatcaaagatgcaaaaagattcaacaaagatttttctgacttcttgtaactgagatttcaaggcatatccaacaattctccaccttgccttcaaatcgatggtgatcccatcaaccaccgtgctgctctctccatcttgaatcttctattcaagatcaccggattgtacctccctcttcatcctcggaatgccttccgctctcatgaagatcttgcatcccactaccataggattttaggtagccccacaagattcaccgcaccctcttcagactccgaaCTGGTCAAGTCCGTACCaccctgaagaaacgcttgctcccaactatcatcggaattttagatagctcaacaagctccaccatccctcttcagcccccggattgtgccttttccgtcctcctgaagaatcgcttgcctccgactatccatggattttttgcgatagccctacaagccttcaccactcttcgaccccggaatgccttccgtactttcgaagttttgcttggctccaaaccaaccttggaattttaggtggttccacaagctgcaacatcaaactctccttgtatccaactacctccagcagtctcacaagttaccaagtctgatcacctgttgctttcaattgcctccctgaagatcctctcaaggtcttgcactttttcagccacaattgaaacataatccacaaggtctccatggtaatcccctttggttcaacaataccactctcctTCATATCTacgattagatagccaagagctaatgttgactgtctaccactattggaagactccacctcaaactgagtttccaccaaagtatacctaccatgatctccaccttgtaacacgcaagacctTTTCAACTCTtctgaaacatacttcaagctattgttagtctctaacaattccagttcagttcaacacctagtaaaccttgttcactagtccaactaaactcatgtcactaacaggtccacccgaagtcccacaactcaaccacattatgaaaatcaccactagttatagatgcatgaccaactatctttgcatctaagttcagaaacatacctcacatcgtgtaGAGAAAATCAcgattgtcaaacttcgtaagacaaactgaacccataccttgaaccttcaagCTTTCCGTCTTCAAGATGAACggctccaccttcaactagctctagagtctcaaagtattcattctttgaaCACATGTGAAAGGAGcatccaaagtccatgactcaaTACTCCACCGGTTCctaacttccactagcacctccgcataataaagttgttgtttcagaagtaacttgagtattcttagcaccgcctctccaggctgatgtcgagtattattaccaccgcctctccaggccgaccttCTTCGCCATCTCCATTAACCTtttatcttcgaggcaccggataacaacactccatgttttatccatcatcccgaacattaaaattgcttccatcttcactttccacaattccaaattgcttttggaaagtccctcgatatccgacttaaaacccatggtgctcacttcaaattgttccgattgccccacggtgggcgccaattgttgtgaattcgtctataaaaatcacaccaataaaagaacttgatgtgtggagcaatagaacggcaaccaaataattaagcggaataagcaataataataataaccgataaacaagataaaggagaagaaagaacacgataatttgtttacccagttcggtccaataatgacctagtctgggggagagagcagcccctccgttccactatatcaaacgagtaactttgcaaagagttccaattgagttacaagaattaatcctaattctacccaaaacccgaatctcttctcgtggccaagagactcaatttgataagtgtttcccaaggtgtaatcaatcccctttgcccaaccctagagttatactaagagacaacccctcttgtttctctctaaaaccctagccttgtgtcggcggcaaatcctaattgaaaaccctacattgttgctccatttctctctctctcaatttttctatgaataaagcactccctatttatagaaaaatatatgccaaaaaattagtaacaaatctgttttaaaataaaacaaatccaagtcagaatatcttccaagaaaatatatttttttcccaaaaaatcttcaaaacatcaaagatgcaaaaagattcaacaaagatttttctgacttcttgtaactgagatttcaaggcatatccaacacaaacaaatattttctgccAAATTTGTGAAGTAATGCAGCAAGTGAAAAAGATGTGTTGTATGTCCTCTAcctttttgaagcaaaatacGCAACTTCTCTCATGATTATTCGTGATAATACCTTTGCAAAATAAAGCCTCCCGGGttggtaatttttcaagtaacaacCGCCAACCGAAAACGCTAACTTTTGATGGAACATTGTTCTTCCATAATCTTTTCAATGCTGCCACTGTATTTGTATCAAGAGTAGTACCTACACGTTTGTCCTGCAAAACCATGTACGTTGATCGAACCGAAAAAGAACCATCAGAATTTGATGACCATCTTCGCCTGTCGCTAGAAGCTCTGTTAGGCCGAACTTGTTCAAGCAATTGATACAATTCATTGAGGGATTCAATATCTGCATCATCAAGTGCTTCCATCCAATTAAGTTTCCAAGACCACATGTTGTTATTCTATATCCCCATATTTGAAATGCAAGCATCTTTATGAGTTGATTTTTGGAACAAAGATGGATACAGTTCACTTAACGGTTCCATTCCTAACCATTTTTCCTTCCAAAAAGCTATATTGTTACCGTCGCCGAGAATGCTACTAATATTATTAACAAACCAACCCCCTTCCTCCGCTCCTCCTGTTTTCCACATATCCCGCCACCAAATTGAAGCATGTTTGAGACTCTCCCTCCCTTCCCCATATAAGAAATTAGCGGCAAAAGAACCATAACGAAAATGCAAAAGATTGAACCAAGAAGCAGACAAATCATTCAGACATCGCCACTTCCATTTACATAAGAGTGAATCATTAAATGACTCCAAATTTTTTATGCCTAaccctcctttatcctttggTTGGCAAATATTATCCCAACTAACCCAACATATTATTGATCTATCTATTCCTCCACCCCATAAAAAATTCCTTTGAATGCTCACAATTTCCTTCAACACACAAACCGGTGctttaaaaaaagagaagaaatagaGAGGTAAACTAGAAAGAACTGAATTTATGAGAGTGACTCTCCCTCCAATAGATAAAAGACGACTATTCCAAACACCAAGTCTCTTTTTCATGGAATCAATAATAGGTAGCCAAGTAGCCTTTCTTCTCGGATTAGCACCTACCGGTATGCCAAGAAAGTGAAAAGGGATAGAATCCACACCACAATGCAAAAAAGACGAAGATGCGCGCAAAAAACTATCATCCAAATTAATACCATAAAGCttacttttgaaaaaatttacctTTAATCCAGATACTAATTCGAAGCTTCTCAACACCGTTTTAATAGTCCAAAGGTTGTCCCAATTGCTTTCGCCTACTATAATGGTATCATCCGCGAATTGCAGAGTatgaaacattaaattattgtttaccTTGTAACAATGAAAAGAGCCGCTTCCAACCGCTTTATTCATAAGTCCCGAAAGACCTTCAGCAACAATCAAGAAGAGGAACGGTGACTTTGGGTCACCCTGCCTCAATCCTTTACCAACACTGAACTCCTCCGTAGGACTGCCATTGACCAGTACGGACATAGAACTCTGACAAACACAAGCACGTATCCATCGCCTCCAACCTTCTGCAAAACCCATTCTAACCATCATATAATCCAAAAAATGTCAGTTCACCGTATCATAGGCTCTTTCAAAGTCTACTTTAAACATCAAGCatttatctttctttctttttgccaAATCTATCAATTCATTCACAACCAACACACCATCTAATATCTGCCTATTGGGCAGAAAAGCCGATTGGACGGTCGAGATTATCTTTCCCAAAACTTTCTTCAATCTTGCCGCTAAGACCTTTGACAAAATCTTGTACAAACTAGAAACCAAACAAATAGGTCGATAATCCGATAAAGTTTGCGGATGATCCTTCTTGGGAATGAGAGACAGAAAAGATGCAGTAATGGCTTTAGGAAGTATTGCACTATTATAAAATTCATGAAGAAAGTCTATAATATCACCTTTAATAATATCCCAACAAGCCTTcaagaaagtgaaattgaaaCCGTCTGGTCCTGGACATTTGTTACCGTCACTACTCCAAATCGCCTCTTTAACTTCTTCGCTTGAAAAAGGTGCCATTAGAAGAAGATTGTCTTCATCGGAAAGAGTTTGAAACTGTAAACCATTAAGATTTGGTCGGTTTAGCCATTTCTCTTGAAAATAATCCGCATAAAAATTCTTTACACAACCCTTCACCTCATCCACTCCCTCAACCCATTGATCACCATCTTTTAAGGCCACCAATTGGTTCTTCCTTCGTCTACTTTTGATAGATTCATGAAAAAATCTAGAATTTGAGTCACCCTCTCTTACCCACCGTAAtctaaatttttgttttaaaagttGTTTCCAAAAATCTTTATTTAACCCTTCTCTTCTTGTTAACTCTACATCCCTAACATCTCCATCCATCATGTTTTCGATATCGTTTAAATCTTTCACCGTCTTCTCAATGTTGAGGTCAAGAAAAACAAATACTTCCTTATTCCACTTTTTCAAGCGGTCCTTCAATAACTTAAATTTCTCTTTCAACACATAAGCCTTCTTACCATGTACTGCGAAACTCTTCCAAGAAGTCTCCACAAACGACAAAAAATCCGGATGCTCCAACCAACCATTGATCACTCTGAAAGGCTTAGGACCCCAATTAACGGGAGAAACAATCAACCAAACTGGACAATGGTCAGATATATCGCGATCCCCTATCCACTGTCCAGAGATACCATGCTTGACAATGAAACCGTCGGACAATAAAAATCTATCTATCCGATTCATAGATTTTCCATCGGCGCTAAACCAAGAAATTTTTTTGCCTAACACCGGGACATCTTCTACCTCCATCTCTTCTACGAAGCGATTAAATAACAATTTTTCACCTCGTctattgttgttattgttgtgaCGCAGAGAAAAAAGAGGAGAAGGTGATAATGAAGATGAGGAAGTATCGCAGTCGTTGAGAATTTCGTCGACGGTTCAGTGATGAGTGGTGTGGAGATCGGCGGCTTCGGTGTCGTCGGGAAGGAATGAGCCGAGGTCGAGCTCCATAGTAGGC from Trifolium pratense cultivar HEN17-A07 linkage group LG1, ARS_RC_1.1, whole genome shotgun sequence includes these protein-coding regions:
- the LOC123896163 gene encoding uncharacterized protein LOC123896163 — protein: MWSWKLNWMEALDDADIESLNELYQLLEQVRPNRASSDRRRWSSNSDGSFSVRSTYMVLQDKRVGTTLDTNTVAALKRLWKNNVPSKVSVFGWRLLLEKLPTREALFCKELVEGGAVHLEDGKLEGSRAIKSVGILLRFLTTFKMSIGIQKSREFDGCFFGMDFDGLFS